The Osmerus eperlanus chromosome 9, fOsmEpe2.1, whole genome shotgun sequence genomic sequence GAtcacttaaaaaaaatgttttttctcttttcttctctttatttctctccttctcctcttccattTGGGTTTGTCTTGTTCccactcctcttccttctcctgctcctcatccTGCTTCCACCTTTCctactcctgctcctccttctcctccttctcccaggTTCACCCTGCTCCAGAAGCTAAGTGCTAGGCATGGTGGGAAAAGCTACATCCAACACAAGCAGGCAAAACCTGGTGACCTTTGAACCCTCTGACATCACAGCTGACGAGCCAGACGCACGAGCCAGAAGCAAGATGGCCGACGTGGTTGAGAGCCTGGACACCCGAGAACTGgacctgggagagggggaggagactgaCTTTGATGCTGCACAccatataggtgtgtgtgtgtgtattcaattCTGCCCTTGGATAGATACAATgtcatatttctctctctttctcactgtcttCCTTTTTATCTCACAGTttttgcctctctccccctctttctctctctctctgtgaccatggTGACTGTGCAGGGGACTGTCGTATCCCCTTCTCTGCTGTGTATGAGACGGTGGGCTTTAAGGAGGCCAGCGCCCGGATCTACCTGCCCACCCTGCCCATCACAGCCAGGatcctggaggtggagaggttcaCCGCTAACCAGGACCGCTTCAACATCTCCCAAAACAGGAGCGtcaacaaggtacacacacatccacacacgcacaaacacacaaagctcAAATCCCGAACACAGCTGGAGgatgtctgcgtgcgtgtgtgtgtgtgcagtctctcCCTGCGGTGTTCCGGATAGAGCTCAGACATGGAGAGTTCTCCTGGGTggtgaagaggaaggagaagcaCTTCCTGGAGCTGCACAGAGAGCTGCTCCGCTACAAGACCTTGATGAGGATCCCTCTGCCCTcgcgcaggtacacacacacacgcgcacacgcacacaccctctgccctcgcgcaggtacacacacacacgcgcacacgcacacaccctctgcCCTCgcgcaagtacacacacacacacaccctctgccctcgcgcaggtacacacacacaaatgcatacacacacacactcacacaaactcatacatacagatacacacacgcagacactcacacgcaacaatgcacacacattcatcatGTACGTCTTTTCCCTCTATCTCACTCTTTCTGTGACCTCGATCCCTCCATcctgacacagtcacacagtgaggaggaagagtgtGAGGAAGAGCGAGGTGAGGGAGATGCCCTCTTTGCCCCGGGGTAACGGAGATGAGCTGGCACAGGATGAGCAGGTCTCCAGCAGGAGGGTacgtgtctgagagtgtgtgtgtgtgtgagtgtgtgtgtgtctgtgtgagtgtgtgtgtctgagagtgtgtgtgtgtgtgtgtctgtgtgagtgtgtgtgtgagtgtgtgtgtgtgtctgagagcgtgtgtgtgtgagtgtgtatgcgtgtgtgtttgtgtgtgtgtgtgagtgtgtgtgttgcggtgACTATGAGCTCTGTGGGCAGAGAAATGTCTTCACGACCTTGTGCTCTAACACTGTCTTCCTTCTGTTCTGACCATTGTTGCTTCTGATGTGATGATCTCACGACAAGGAGACCACTGTTACACCGGATACGATTAACTAGTGATGTAGAGAATGACAGGAGAAAAACAGGACAACATCTGTTACTGTGTGTCTATACAGAGACAATTGGAGGACTACCTAAACAAGTTGCTGAGAATGGCCATGTACAGGAAATACCATCACACTGTGAGTACTGTAGTCCACAGTACAGATAATAACAGTATGAGTATTGTGGTTCACAGTACAGGTAATAACAGTATGAGTGTTTTAGTTCACCGTACTGGTAATAACAGTATGAGTGTTTTAGTTCACCATACTGGTAATAACAGTATGAGTGTTTTAGTTCACCGTACTGGTAATAACTGTATGAGTGTTTTAGTTCACCATACTGGTAATAACAGTATGAGTGTTTTAGTTCACCATACTGGTAATAACAGTATGAGTGTTTTAGTTCACCGTACTGGTAATAACAGTATGAGTGTTTTAGTTCACCGTACTGGTAATAACAGTATGAGTGTTTTAGTTCACCGTACTGGTAATAACAGTATGAGTGTTTTAGTTCACCGTACTGGTAATAACAGTATGAGTGTTTTAGTTCACCGTACTGGTAATAACAGTATGAGTGTTTTAGTTCACCCTACTGGTAATAACAGTATGAGTGTTTTAGTTCACCGTACTGGTAATAACAGTATGAGTGTTTTAGTTCACCCTACTGGTAATAACAGTATGAGTGTTTTAGTTCACCGTACTGGTAATAACAGTATGAGTGTTTTAGTTCACCCTACTGGTACTAATACTTTGTGTTCTATCTCAGAGAGGTCATGATGACAGCTGTGTTCTCTGTGCTTCAGATGGAGTTCATAGACATCAGCCAAATGTCCTTCATCCACGACCTTGGTCCTAAAGGCCTGTAAGGAACATCTCCTCCATATTTAGAAATACCATCCAGCCCTTTACTGCTGGTTTTGCTTATCTGAAACAAGATGAATATGTCAGCTTCTCACTGAAGTGGTTTTATTGTTTTACTCTGTGCTGCATGTAAAGTTACACAGAACATACTTCCTCACACAgcctgtgtgtgatgtatgtatggtcgtttgtgtgcatgtgtgtgtgtgtgtgcatgtgtgtgtgtgtgctccagggagGGGATGATTTACAAACGGTCTGGAGGACACCGCATCCCCGGCATGAACTGCTGCGGTCACAATGAAGTCTGCTACCGCTGGTCCAAACGGTcagtctcctcccccccaccaccccccccaccccccccccccccccacacacacacatgcacagataaACTTAAAAATGCCAtgcctccatgtgtgtgtgtgtgtgtgtagttggctGGTGGTGAAGGATTCCTTCCTGCTCTACATGAAGCCAGACACCGGGGCCATCTCCTTCGTCCTGCTGGTGGACAAGGAGTTCCGAATCAAGATGGACTCCAAAGACACAGAGACCAAACACGGCGTGCGCATAGACTGTCTCTCTAGGTGTGTACATGCATTTCTGTGTATCAATGTTTTagcgtgtgcttgtttgtgtgtgtttgggggggggggggtatgtacATGCATGTCAGACCTTTGCTTTCGAAGAGATGGAGAGTTGACCttgggatgcgtgtgtgtgatgtgtgtgttgtgtgtgtgcgcgcgcgtgtgtgtgcaggaccctGGTGCTGAAGTGCAGCAGCTACAGACATGCGCGCTGGTGGGGCCAGGCCATAGAGGACTTTGTGAGGAGACATGGGAAGGCCTTCCTCACCGATCATCGCTTCGGCTCTTTCGCCCAGCAAGAGGAGAACATCCCAGCAAAGTGGTAACCACAGAGACAGGGGTGGCTTGCATACTGTAAACAACGGGGTGCATGTGGGAGTTTGCATGACTCCTCTCcttttgtgttcctgtgtgtgcatgtgtaactgtgtatgtgtgtatatctgtgtgtgtgtgtaggtacgtGAATGGGAAGACTTATATGGAGGACGTGGCAGATGCTCTCGAGGAGGCGAAAGAAGAAATTTTCATCACAGACTGgtggtgagtctgtgtgtgcgtgcgtgtgtgtatatatgtgtgagcgtgttgggatatgtgtgtgtgtggggataaTGTGTATCCGTGttgggatatgtgtgtgtggggataatgtgtgtgtgtatgtggggataTTTGGTATCTGGGGGTGTTTCcatttgtgtgactgtgtggttgtctgctGACCTAAGACACTGTTTCCCCATTGGGTGTCTCTGCAGTTGGCAGTGAAAGATGTAAAATGTTGAAACTCATTGCTTGTTTCAGCTAGAGCTGTGAATAAGCCAGGCTACTATTCACACATGGCCGTACATGTGTtcgtgagcagtgtgtgtttgtgtgtgtagaagtgtgtgagtgttggtcGTGTGTGTGGATATTTGCTTGGGCGGGGTtgtgtgtcttggtgtgtgtgggtgtgattggGTGTGGGCATgtttgtgaatatgtgtgtgtgtgattgtgtaacaGGTATGCTGTGTTTATGGGATCCATCTGGTTCATGTTAGTGTTTCTGCTGGATGCCCTCTGGTGGGACTGTAACAGGCTCAGGGTTGCTAGTTTGAAACTGTTCCAGGGGCAGATTCAGCAGAATTCGAATGTGATGTAACTCTTGCTACTGGTTACTTCTCTACAACGCTGGTGTGTGACAGCTGTAGCTTCCCGTTATGTCATCTTCAAtttagtttctgtgtgtgtagggagggaggaggggaaaagtAACCTTTTTACTAGTGGAGTCTTTCTCTGCATTTCTgtatctgactgtgtgtgtgtgtctatgtttgtttttctgactgtgtgtgtgtgcatatgtttgtttgtgggtgtatgtgtgtgtcttacacGCCAGGCTGAGTCCTGAGATCTTTCTGAAGAGGCCTGTCGTTGAGGGCAACCGCTGGAGGTTGGACTGCACCCTGAAACGTAAAGCAGTGAGTACCCCCAACCTGCAGGAGGTGCTGTCCATCACAGACTCTCTGCTGCCAGTTACAGCCTCTTCAGGTTCTGTTCAGCTGGTTcaggaagttttttttttggaaaggaAATCAAAGAGTTAAAATCATTAAAAGACAAGATAGTTGTTTCAGAAGTGTGTATATCCATATACAGTCAACTCCGGAATTATTGGCAGTCCTGGTAAAGCTGATTAAATTCCAAAATTCAGCTGAATTCTTTTAATTGAAGTACATTTATTCTGAGAAAGAAAATCAAGAAAGTATttgacaaaacaaaaaatacaatgAAAAACACATGTCCCACAATTATTGGCACTCTTACGGTATAGATGTTTAGGAACAAAATGTAAATTAAGCATTTTTCCATTTCTATCCTTTTAAGTAGATCAGTGTCCATCACTTACTGTTTCATAGGGGTAtgaatttgagtgacacagGCAATATTCCCTTACACATAGGGACATTTCCCTCAAATCAGGGCAAAGTGTGTTGAGCTTGATAAGTCAGAGAATGGTTGTAAAACATTGCTACTCATCTGACTCCTCTTTTAGGACCATCCTTAAAATGTTAAAAGCAACTGGAACTGTTTTAAACTCATCTGAAAGAGGACCTAAGTCTATTTTGCCCTCATTCTCAGTGAAGAGGATGGTTTTTATTTTCCAAGATACATAGGTGATATCATATGCCCACATTCAGGGAACCTTGTTCAGACATGTGAAATCAGGAACTCCATGAAATAGCAGGAATGATTAAATGTGAATCTGGCTGCCAGGACACTACAACTGGGTTGTTGTTGGATCCTTCAGCAGGACAAGGATCCCAAACATACGTCCAAATCAATCCAGAAATGGTACAAGACATCTAGCGTCTGCCATGGCCATCTCAGTCCCCTGACCGAAACCCCACCTGTGGGCTGAGCTGAAGAAGAGAGTGCACAAGAGAGCACCTAGGAGGAATGCTCTCAGATTCCTTGTTATGTATTCTCTTACTTACGTATTAGATGTTACAGAAGAAGACTCAGGGACGTTTCATTGGTAAAAGGAGGTTGTACTAGTTGTTTTTTCTCAGACTAAATGTACTTCAGTTAATGGtcgcatcgttttgttttctcaaaTTTCTGTAAAATGTTCAGTGGGACCAAGTTAACTTACCAAAAGGTGCATTTTTTACAACCCTTTTTACTCATCTTTACCACAGGTGCCAATAATTCCAGAGTTGACTGTATACATAGTATCTACACAATATAAAACATGAAATCAACGATTCATTCAAAATACCTTCAAAGAACCTGAACAGGAGGATTAAAAACCAACATGATTTTGACACATCTGATagactgtctttgtgtctgtgtctccccAGCAACAAGGCGTCCGAGTGTTTGTGATGCTGTACAAGGAGGTGGAGCTAGCACTGGGCATTAACAGTGAATACAGCAAGAGGACTCTGATGCACCTGCACCCCAACATCAAGGTAtgtccctcacctccacaccccccactGGAGGTACACTACAGGGGAAGCCAACTCTTACtagctgtgcatgtgtgtgtttctgtgtgcatctgtgtgtgtgtgcctgtgtgtgtgtttgtgtcctgcaGGTGATGCGCCACCCAGACCACGTCTCGTCCTCTGTCTACCTTTGGGCGCATCACGAGAAGATCATTGTCATCGACCAATCAGTGGCCTTCGTGGGCGGGATTGACCTGGCGTATGGTCGCTGGGATGACAGAGAACACCGCCTGACAGACGTGGGGAGCGTGACGCGCTCCGTTGCTATGGAGCaggtcagatacacacacacgtatacacacaacacacacccgtgGGCTCacaacacccacatacacacaacactctTTAACCTGTTTTCTGTGCCTCCTACCTAAGGCTGCCAACGCAAACACTCCAGCCAGTAGGGGGGTGTCCTCGAATGACTGTGTTACCCATAGCAACGGGAGAGGTGGGGCGCCATTGATAGAGAAAGCGGAGCTGCCAAAGCTGAAGGGAATTGGTCGAACCAGGAAGACTCGTTTCAGCCTGTACAAgcacctgcacaaacacaccctccatcACTCTGATAGTATCAGCAGCATCGACAGTACAGGTCAGCCCcaatgacacccccccccccctcctccactgagacaacacaccactacactacaatgacacaccactacactacaacgacacaccactacacaacacaccactAAACTACAACGACACACCACTATTAACaacacaccactacactacaacgacacaccactacactacgacaacacaccactacactacaacgacacaccactacactacaACAATACACCACTACACTACAACGacacaccactacactacaacacaccactacactacaatgacataccactacactacaacAATACACCACTACACTACAACAACACACCCCTACACTATGACAATACATCACTACACTACGAAAATACACCACTACACTACAACACTGTGCCAACACACCGCTACACTATgataacacatcacacaccatggCACGCCAACACACCTCTACACCACAACACCATTATCCATTGCAATTTGAGGTCCAGTTCGGAGCCAGGCTCAAAAGAGTGTGTTGTCATAGTGTTGTAGCGCCACTACAACAACACACTACTACCCTGCCACACCACACCATACTATGACACCACAACACTACAACGACGACACACAACTCTACAACAACACTACGCATGTCTAAGTCCTCATATCTCCTGTACTGTAGGTAGATAGTCTAAGTCCTTATATATTTTCTGTACTGTAGGTAGATAGTCTAAGTCCTTATATATCTTGTGTACTGAAGGTAGAGAATCTAAGTCCTTATATATCTTCTGTACTGTAGGTAGATAGTCAAAGTCCTTATATATATTCTGTACTGTAGGTAGTGGTTCTGTGAAGAGCATCAGCTTGCAGACTGGGGTGGGAGAACTCCTGGGCAACACTCGTTTCTGGCACGGCAAGGACTACTCCAACCTTATCTACAAGGACTGGATTCAGCTGGAAAAACCTTTCGATGGTAaggcgcacacatacacacacaagactgGCTCCATCGGTCAATATGGTCATtaattggagagagagaaggagggtggtTGAGATaatgagaagggggagagatggagacacatacacacaggagcTGTGTGTTATTGGCTGTGGTAATTGGTTTCCATCTAAGGTTTTTTCCAGACATTACCAGAGGGAAATAAAAGCATCACTTCCTGCTAAAAATTGGAACCCTAACAGGAACCCCAACCCTAAAGGGCCCCACTTtgcattttttatattttcttattttctctccctctctccctctttctctcccttgtttccttttcctctccctcctccctcactcatatcctctctccctcctctcctcccaacccctccctcatttatcctctccatccccttttctcctccttcctccctctctctgctctctattCTACCTCATTCTCCCTTTACATAACCTCCCTtcatttccctcctctccctcactttttcccctcctctctcccttttccctccAGACTTCATAGACAGGTACACCACTCCCAGAATGCCCTGGCATGACATTGCCTCAGTGGTTCATGGGAAAGCAGCCAGAGACGTGGCCCGACACTTCATCCAGCGCTGGAACTTTACCAaagtaacacacacaacaacatacacacatctgAATAAGGTCATGAATACACCTTGATCTGTCGGAAAAATGGGAACGGTCCTTTCATTCCTCTCATGTAATTGTACATTTGATGTTCCTCttccgctttctctctctccctttctctctctcctcccccctttccttccttccttccttccttccttccttctttctcactccccctcACTCTTCCAGATAATGAAGCCCAAGTACCGGTCTCTTTACTATCCCTTCCTACTCCCCAAGTCTCACACCAGTGCAAACCAGCTGCACTACCAGGTCACTGACTGTGTCAATACCAAAGTGCAGGTgagaacatacatacatacacacacacatttacgaaTAATACGGTAGCGATAGGTACACAAACTTGCAAATGTataggacacaca encodes the following:
- the pld1a gene encoding phospholipase D1a isoform X2; this translates as MVGKATSNTSRQNLVTFEPSDITADEPDARARSKMADVVESLDTRELDLGEGEETDFDAAHHIGDCRIPFSAVYETVGFKEASARIYLPTLPITARILEVERFTANQDRFNISQNRSVNKSLPAVFRIELRHGEFSWVVKRKEKHFLELHRELLRYKTLMRIPLPSRSHTVRRKSVRKSEVREMPSLPRGNGDELAQDEQVSSRRRQLEDYLNKLLRMAMYRKYHHTMEFIDISQMSFIHDLGPKGLWLVVKDSFLLYMKPDTGAISFVLLVDKEFRIKMDSKDTETKHGVRIDCLSRTLVLKCSSYRHARWWGQAIEDFVRRHGKAFLTDHRFGSFAQQEENIPAKWYVNGKTYMEDVADALEEAKEEIFITDWWLSPEIFLKRPVVEGNRWRLDCTLKRKAQQGVRVFVMLYKEVELALGINSEYSKRTLMHLHPNIKVMRHPDHVSSSVYLWAHHEKIIVIDQSVAFVGGIDLAYGRWDDREHRLTDVGSVTRSVAMEQAANANTPASRGVSSNDCVTHSNGRGGAPLIEKAELPKLKGIGRTRKTRFSLYKHLHKHTLHHSDSISSIDSTGSGSVKSISLQTGVGELLGNTRFWHGKDYSNLIYKDWIQLEKPFDDFIDRYTTPRMPWHDIASVVHGKAARDVARHFIQRWNFTKIMKPKYRSLYYPFLLPKSHTSANQLHYQVTDCVNTKVQVLRSAADWSAGIKHHEDSIHQAYIQTIARSKHYIYIENQFFISCADNKMVYNRIGDAIIERIIRAHKEGKKFCVYVVTPLLPGFEGDITTGGGNAIQAVMHFNYRTMIRGEFSIISQLKKEMDDQWMNYISFAGMRTHAELEGSLITELIYIHSKLLIADDNTVIIGSANINDRSMLGKRDSEVAVIVEDSEMVPSIMDGEVYQAGRYALQLRLECFRNILGGHTDSSIDVSDPISERFYKDVWMTTAGRNATIYEKVFRCLPTSLVRNMAELEQYQSKPGLAQSDPGRAQEELRRIRGFLVQFPLDFLSEENLMPSVGTKEAMVPTELWT
- the pld1a gene encoding phospholipase D1a isoform X1, encoding MVGKATSNTSRQNLVTFEPSDITADEPDARARSKMADVVESLDTRELDLGEGEETDFDAAHHIGDCRIPFSAVYETVGFKEASARIYLPTLPITARILEVERFTANQDRFNISQNRSVNKSLPAVFRIELRHGEFSWVVKRKEKHFLELHRELLRYKTLMRIPLPSRSHTVRRKSVRKSEVREMPSLPRGNGDELAQDEQVSSRRRQLEDYLNKLLRMAMYRKYHHTMEFIDISQMSFIHDLGPKGLEGMIYKRSGGHRIPGMNCCGHNEVCYRWSKRWLVVKDSFLLYMKPDTGAISFVLLVDKEFRIKMDSKDTETKHGVRIDCLSRTLVLKCSSYRHARWWGQAIEDFVRRHGKAFLTDHRFGSFAQQEENIPAKWYVNGKTYMEDVADALEEAKEEIFITDWWLSPEIFLKRPVVEGNRWRLDCTLKRKAQQGVRVFVMLYKEVELALGINSEYSKRTLMHLHPNIKVMRHPDHVSSSVYLWAHHEKIIVIDQSVAFVGGIDLAYGRWDDREHRLTDVGSVTRSVAMEQAANANTPASRGVSSNDCVTHSNGRGGAPLIEKAELPKLKGIGRTRKTRFSLYKHLHKHTLHHSDSISSIDSTGSGSVKSISLQTGVGELLGNTRFWHGKDYSNLIYKDWIQLEKPFDDFIDRYTTPRMPWHDIASVVHGKAARDVARHFIQRWNFTKIMKPKYRSLYYPFLLPKSHTSANQLHYQVTDCVNTKVQVLRSAADWSAGIKHHEDSIHQAYIQTIARSKHYIYIENQFFISCADNKMVYNRIGDAIIERIIRAHKEGKKFCVYVVTPLLPGFEGDITTGGGNAIQAVMHFNYRTMIRGEFSIISQLKKEMDDQWMNYISFAGMRTHAELEGSLITELIYIHSKLLIADDNTVIIGSANINDRSMLGKRDSEVAVIVEDSEMVPSIMDGEVYQAGRYALQLRLECFRNILGGHTDSSIDVSDPISERFYKDVWMTTAGRNATIYEKVFRCLPTSLVRNMAELEQYQSKPGLAQSDPGRAQEELRRIRGFLVQFPLDFLSEENLMPSVGTKEAMVPTELWT